In Lineus longissimus chromosome 7, tnLinLong1.2, whole genome shotgun sequence, a genomic segment contains:
- the LOC135491116 gene encoding uncharacterized protein LOC135491116, with protein sequence MCLAAFLCVMASAPVKPSESFGLARHTSVTDVLTAVFSSLTPEEIGDIESQILLLGSSCPSDLQYIEEQDLGFLKPIQKRKLLAAVKNELKTKSKSRYRVVIPETDAEPDDDDASSLASTTIFSPCSTRSSSPTGRPSYTPTRYAFEVPFKRLPRDVLKACKKNKRPTASGRRETIRIIADDLLADFPVPVVVPRKTIRDAAIGLVKTYPESFQNRDMNGLKLGNGYESVFKQIENCVYNKKGKNSMPQTATTDTVSADDNHDLPEKKVKLDQHDQYGCTNWAAKISDTGTETVLEATKKRLLEEFGKDEEDYNDITTVSLQMKETYPLQRRIINADVPIASLKKEWPFLFKIPYLLDHFEKLTGVDLASVFEEQLVGRNKGERIFNFMISASQNSKLPALKKWIEIIKENMATVKSKKPASHGVVLLINAYFDEQEDALFRCYGIGGKKDDILKDKSALKSPYIAVLGDQDDILLGKNMYYLVIEGEIVNENVPDFSTAVQMLFASFYVLNIKYPMEAEATLEFLQR encoded by the exons ATGTGTCTTGCTGCATTTTT GTGCGTCATGGCTTCGGCTCCAGTAAAACCATCTGAGTCATTCGGCCTTGCGCGTCATACCAGCGTGACAGATGTTTTGACAGCAGTATTCAGTAGTTTAACACCGGAAGAGATAGGCGATATCGAATCACAAATCCTTCTCCTTGGTAGTAGCTGCCCGAGTGATCTCCAATACATTGAAGAACAGGATCTTGGTTTTCTGAAGCCCATACAAAAAAGGAAACTATTAGCAGCAGTAAAAAATG AACTGAAGACTAAATCGAAGTCTAGATACCGAGTGGTTATTCCGGAAACTGACGCTGAgcccgatgatgatgatgcgtcGTCCCTGGCATCTACAACCATCTTTTCACCTTGTAGTACCCGGAGCTCTTCACCTACAGGCAGGCCATCATATACACCTACAAGATATGCTTTTGAAGTGCCGTTCAAAAGGTTACCCAGGGATGTTTTGAAAGCATGTAAGAAGAACAAACGACCCACCGCTTCAGGGAGGAGGGAGACAATTCGAATAATTGCTGATGACCTTTTGGCTGATTTTCCTGTGCCTGTGGTTGTGCCAAGAAAAACTATCCGTGACGCTGCTATCGGTTTAGTGAAAACTTATCCAGAGTCATTTCAGAACCGTGACATGAATGGCTTAAAGTTGGGAAATGGATATGAATCTGTATTCAAGCAAATTGAAAACTGTGTGTATAACAAGAAAGGTAAAAACTCCATGCCTCAGACAGCCACGACAGATACCGTtagtgctgatgacaaccatgACCTGCCCGAGAAAAAGGTTAAACTCGACCAACATGACCAGTATGGATGCACTAATTGGGCGGCTAAAATTAGTGATACGGGAACAGAAACTGTACTCGAAGCAACCAAGAAACGACTCCTTGAAGAATTCGGAAAAGACGAAGAAGATTATAACGATATTACAACAGTGTCTCTTCAAATGAAAGAAACTTATCCTTTACAGAGAAGGATCATTAATGCTGATGTACCAATTGCGAGCTTGAAAAAAGAATGGCCGTTCCTGTTTAAAATCCCGTATCTTCTTGACCACTTCGAGAAATTAACTGGAGTTGATCTGGCATCCGTCTTTGAGGAGCAGTTGGTGGGGAGGAACAAGGGGGAGAGAATTTTTAATTTCATGATTTCCGCTTCTCAAAATTCAAAGTTGCCGGCATTAAAAAAGTGGATAGAGATCATTAAAGAGAACATGGCTACGGTAAAGTCAAAGAAACCAGCCAGTCATGGTGTTGTGCTGCTTATCAATGCCTACTTCGATGAGCAAGAGGATGCACTCTTCCGTTGTTATGGG ATTGGTGGCAAGAAGGACGATATTTTGAAGGACAAGTCAGCCTTGAAGTCACCATACATAGCAGTCCTTG GAGACCAAGATGATATCTTGCTTGGTAAGAATATGTACTACCTTGTCATTGAAGGGGAGATCGTAAATGAAAATGTGCCAGATTTCTCAACAGCAGTTCAGATGTTGTTTGCATCTTTTTACGTTCTCAATATCAAGTACCCAATGGAAGCAGAAGCAACGCTGGAATTCCTTCAAAG ATAG